A genomic region of ANME-2 cluster archaeon contains the following coding sequences:
- the phnD gene encoding phosphonate ABC transporter substrate-binding protein: protein MNRNLLRQFGIGTVLAVLIVFCVLSSGCLDPETKTSEGSILRIGLIPTEDQLDMLKKFEPVSTYLETELGMEVETFIATDYSSVIEAMRSDKIDVAFFGPFSYVLAAEQAGAEAIVTGGTKTGEVATYQSCIITHPDSGINSIDDLKNNTSDITFSFVDPASTSGNLIPRGYLLSVGIDPDTDFKACMFAGGHDASGLAVKSKNVDAGAMYDIGYNRLIDSGAITPDEVIVIWKSDPIPKSPVAVRNDLDPELKKKIQQAFIDMPVKDPEAMKTFESKWEKNEMYVAIDDSTYEYVRGIGRSLGYI, encoded by the coding sequence ATGAACAGAAATCTTTTGAGACAGTTTGGAATCGGCACAGTGCTTGCTGTGCTAATCGTATTTTGTGTATTGTCTTCAGGATGTTTAGATCCGGAAACGAAAACATCCGAAGGATCAATATTGCGTATCGGGCTCATCCCGACTGAGGATCAGCTTGATATGCTGAAAAAGTTCGAACCGGTGAGCACGTATCTGGAAACAGAACTTGGAATGGAAGTCGAGACCTTCATCGCAACTGATTACTCCTCAGTGATCGAGGCGATGCGCTCAGACAAGATCGATGTCGCATTTTTCGGACCATTTTCGTATGTCCTGGCTGCAGAACAGGCAGGTGCAGAGGCGATCGTGACAGGCGGTACCAAGACCGGTGAGGTGGCAACATACCAGAGCTGCATAATCACGCATCCGGATTCCGGAATAAACAGTATTGATGACCTGAAAAATAATACCAGTGATATCACATTCTCGTTCGTTGATCCTGCATCAACATCAGGCAACCTGATCCCAAGAGGATATCTTCTCTCTGTCGGGATCGACCCTGATACGGATTTCAAGGCGTGCATGTTTGCCGGCGGACATGATGCATCAGGGCTTGCTGTGAAATCAAAAAATGTAGATGCAGGTGCAATGTATGACATCGGATACAACCGGCTGATCGACAGCGGTGCGATAACTCCGGATGAAGTTATCGTGATATGGAAATCTGATCCGATCCCGAAATCACCAGTGGCAGTACGAAACGATCTTGACCCGGAACTCAAGAAGAAGATCCAGCAGGCATTCATTGATATGCCAGTGAAGGATCCCGAAGCCATGAAGACGTTCGAAAGTAAATGGGAAAAAAACGAAATGTATGTGGCAATCGACGACAGTACCTATGAATATGTACGCGGGATAGGCAGGTCGCTCGGGTATATCTAA
- a CDS encoding phosphate ABC transporter substrate-binding protein, which translates to MKKIMLIKSFVQKNKLLLMLAVISMSLLVSGCTDNTNKTVGTDDTHTDNTLADVKLQIAGSTTVLPVAEECARAFMEKHPGSRIFVSGGGSSHGVKAVADGTVDIGTASRDLKSSEIDSHPDLVAHGVAKDGVAVIVHPSNLVTDLTMEQLQGIYTGTITNWKEVGGTDSGIMVVTREEGSGTRDCFEQAVIKPIKAEITDHGIIQDSNGKTRATVAGSAQAIGFISLGYVNSDVSALRLDGIEPTVESVVDGSYAISRTLWMISNGNPDSSEKAFLDFVLGDEGQRIVEDVHFIPVN; encoded by the coding sequence ATGAAAAAAATTATGTTAATAAAATCTTTTGTACAAAAAAATAAATTACTATTAATGCTTGCAGTGATCTCGATGTCACTGCTCGTATCAGGTTGTACCGACAATACGAATAAAACTGTCGGAACAGATGACACACATACAGATAACACACTCGCAGATGTAAAACTGCAGATTGCAGGCTCGACAACAGTTCTGCCAGTTGCCGAGGAATGTGCACGCGCCTTTATGGAAAAGCACCCTGGCAGCCGGATATTTGTATCAGGTGGCGGCTCATCACACGGAGTAAAAGCTGTAGCAGATGGAACCGTGGATATCGGGACCGCATCCCGCGACTTGAAATCAAGTGAAATAGATTCACATCCTGATCTGGTTGCGCATGGCGTTGCAAAGGACGGCGTTGCGGTCATAGTGCACCCGTCCAACCTTGTTACTGATCTCACAATGGAGCAGCTGCAGGGTATCTACACAGGTACGATCACAAACTGGAAGGAAGTAGGAGGGACAGATTCCGGGATCATGGTGGTCACACGTGAGGAAGGGTCAGGGACACGGGACTGCTTTGAGCAGGCAGTTATTAAACCTATTAAAGCTGAGATCACAGACCATGGTATCATCCAGGACTCGAATGGCAAGACGCGGGCAACTGTTGCCGGAAGTGCTCAGGCTATCGGATTTATCTCGCTCGGATACGTCAACTCAGATGTCAGTGCACTCAGGCTCGATGGAATTGAGCCCACTGTCGAAAGCGTTGTGGACGGCAGCTATGCGATCTCACGCACACTCTGGATGATCAGTAACGGTAATCCGGACAGTAGTGAAAAGGCATTTCTTGACTTTGTGCTTGGAGATGAAGGGCAAAGGATAGTGGAAGATGTGCATTTCATACCTGTGAACTGA
- a CDS encoding metallophosphoesterase, whose protein sequence is MTRIVHLSDLHISSAHFLSDVAESVVQGVNEISPDILVITGDLTQNGSFQEYMEAKEWIDRIDCRNKVVVPGNHDSRNVGYLLFEDIFRTRSPCCSLDGVTVVGVDSSQPDIDDGHIGREMYGWIAKRFNSNSDFNSTYLRILALHHHLIPVPMTGREEEIPVDSGDVLELLDRCGVDIVLCGHRHVPWVWKLNDMFVVNAGTACSNKIKARTTQCYNLIEIENAGDTGRCIRIYQVIPAGERKLIVDSIIENNKTGNII, encoded by the coding sequence ATGACACGGATCGTGCATCTTTCAGACCTTCATATAAGCAGTGCCCATTTTCTCAGTGATGTTGCAGAATCTGTGGTGCAGGGCGTCAATGAGATATCGCCTGATATCCTGGTGATAACAGGGGATCTGACCCAGAACGGCTCTTTTCAGGAGTACATGGAGGCAAAAGAGTGGATCGACCGGATCGATTGCAGAAATAAGGTAGTCGTTCCGGGAAACCACGACTCCAGGAATGTCGGTTACCTGCTGTTCGAAGATATTTTTAGAACACGGTCTCCATGCTGTTCTCTTGATGGGGTCACTGTCGTGGGAGTGGATTCATCCCAGCCAGACATTGATGACGGGCATATCGGTCGGGAGATGTATGGCTGGATCGCCAAGAGATTTAATTCTAATTCTGACTTCAACTCAACTTATCTCAGGATTTTAGCACTCCACCACCACCTGATCCCTGTACCAATGACAGGGCGGGAAGAAGAGATACCTGTGGATTCGGGGGATGTGCTTGAACTGCTCGACAGGTGCGGTGTGGATATTGTACTGTGCGGGCACAGGCACGTACCCTGGGTCTGGAAACTGAATGACATGTTTGTTGTGAATGCAGGAACAGCCTGTTCGAACAAGATCAAGGCACGAACGACCCAGTGCTACAACCTCATCGAGATTGAAAATGCCGGGGATACCGGAAGGTGCATTCGTATCTACCAGGTGATTCCTGCAGGGGAGCGGAAGTTGATCGTTGATTCAATTATTGAAAATAATAAAACAGGAAATATAATTTGA